One Rosa chinensis cultivar Old Blush chromosome 3, RchiOBHm-V2, whole genome shotgun sequence DNA window includes the following coding sequences:
- the LOC112195023 gene encoding pentatricopeptide repeat-containing protein At2g41720 — translation MHTIPMATLVSQPPLLHLPQSKTRILCNKPNNNNKKKTDSAAFKEKKHVSVDYDSGTHHLSTHIGGFRKRDIPKHHRLRVETERFQKDWAVSDVVHRVYQLRRGDDIDGVLNRWVGRFARKNFPILIREMTARGSVEHCMQVFRWMKTLKNYCARTDIYNMLIRLHARHNLVDQARGLFFEMQEWRCKPDAESYNALINAHGRAGQWRWAMNIMDDMLRAAIPPSRSTYNNLINACGSSGNWREALKVCKKMTDNGVGPDLVTHNIVLSAYKTGAQYSKALSYFELMKGTNIRPDTTTLNIVIYCLVKLGQYGKAIDIFNSMRDKGAECRPDIVTFTSIIHLYSVSGQIDNCTAVFNTILAEGLKPNIVSYNALLGAYASHGMCTEAASVFNEMKKSSFRPDVVSYTSLLNAYGRSRHPKKAREVFDRMKANHLKPNLVSYNTLINAYGSSGLLAEAVKVLREMEQNGIHPNIVSICTLLAACGQCGQKVKIDAILSAAKLRGIELNTIAYNSAIGSYMNLGEHEKAINLYQSMRKKKVKSDSVTYNVLISGCCKMSKYSEALTFFDEMVDLKIPMSKEVYSSVLCAYNKKGQLTEAESVFNSMKMAGCPPDVVTYTAMLHAYSAAENWEKACELFQEMEINGIQPDAIACSALMRAFNKGGHPSRVLFLAELMREKEIPFNDAIFFEMVSACSLLQDWRTTIQLIKVIEPSFPRLSVGLKNQLLQIMGRSGKTEAMMKLFYKIIASNGDINFDTYSILLKNLLSVGSWRKYIEVLQWMVDARVRPSSQMYLDISYFAQKSGGTEYASIINERIELLKGKAREEDSRSKLRDTHSTSMLVHRTRAENHRLLESRMAVTHPVVPDC, via the exons ATGCACACAATCCCAATGGCCACTCTAGTATCCCAGCCACCCCTCCTCCACCTTCCGCAGTCCAAGACCCGAATTCTCTGCAACAagcccaacaacaacaacaagaagaagaccGACTCAGCAGCATTCAAGGAGAAGAAGCACGTCTCCGTCGACTACGACAGCGGCACTCACCACCTCTCCACTCATATCGGCGGCTTCAGGAAGCGAGACATCCCCAAACACCACCGCTTACGCGTCGAAACGGAGCGTTTCCAGAAGGACTGGGCCGTCTCCGACGTCGTCCATCGGGTCTATCAGCTCCGTCGCGGTGACGACATTGACGGCGTGCTCAATCGATGGGTCGGACGCTTCGCCAGGAAGAACTTCCCCATCCTAATTAGA GAAATGACGGCGAGGGGGTCGGTGGAGCACTGTATGCAAGTGTTCCGGTGGATGAAGACCCTCAAGAACTACTGTGCTCGCACTGATATTTATAACATGTTGATCAGATTGCACGCCAGGCATAATCTTGTTGATCAAGCTCGCGGCTTGTTTTTCGAAATGCAAGAATGGAG GTGCAAGCCTGATGCTGAGTCCTACAATGCTCTTATCAATGCACATGGTCGAGCAGGTCAATGGCGCTGGGCCATGAACATTATGGATGACATGCTGCGTGCTGCT ATCCCTCCTAGTCGGTCAACATATAACAACTTGATCAATGCATGTGGATCTAGTGGAAATTGGAGAGAAGCTTTAAAAGTTTGCAAGAAAATGACAGATAATGGAGTTGGACCTGATCTTGTGACTCACAATATTGTTTTATCTGCATACAAAACTGGGGCTCAATATTCAAAAGCTTTATCTTATTTTGAACTTATGAAGGGAACAAATATCCGTCCAGACACAACGACCCTCAATATTGTTATATATTGCCTAGTGAAGCTTGGACAGTATGGGAAAGCCATTGATATTTTCAATTCCATGAGAGATAAGGGAGCAGAATGTCGCCCTGACATCGTAACATTCACCAGCATCATTCATTTGTATTCTGTGAGCGGGCAGATAGACAACTGCACAGCCGTATTTAATACAATTCTTGCAGAAGGGCTAAAACCTAACATTGTTTCCTATAATGCACTATTAGGTGCATATGCTTCACATGGGATGTGCACAGAGGCGGCATCAGTATttaatgagatgaagaaaagtaGTTTTCGGCCAGATGTTGTGTCTTATACATCTCTACTCAATGCTTATGGAAGATCACGACATCCTAAGAAGGCTAGGGAAGTTTTTGACAGGATGAAGGCCAACCACTTGAAGCCAAACCTTGTGAGCTACAACACACTGATTAATGCCTATGGATCCAGTGGTTTATTAGCCGAAGCTGTTAAGGTCTTGCGTGAGATGGAGCAAAATGGAATTCATCCAAACATTGTCTCAATATGTACCCTTTTGGCTGCTTGCGGACAATGTGGCCAGAAGGTGAAAATTGATGCCATACTTTCAGCAGCCAAGCTACGAGGCATTGAATTGAACACAATTGCCTATAATTCGGCTATTGGGAGCTATATGAATTTGGGAGAACATGAGAAAGCTATAAACTTGTATCAATCTatgagaaagaagaaagtgAAATCGGATTCTGTTACTTACAATGTGTTGATAAGTGGTTGTTGTAAGATGTCAAAATACAGTGAGGCACTAACCTTTTTTGATGAAATGGTGGATTTGAAAATTCCTATGTCCAAAGAAGTCTACTCATCTGTGCTCTGTGCCTACAACAAGAag GGCCAACTTACGGAAGCGGAATCTGTATTCAACTCAATGAAGATGGCTGGATGTCCTCCTGATGTAGTTACATATACTGCAATGTTACATGCATATAGTGCTGCAG AGAATTGGGAAAAGGCTTGTGAGCTATTTCAAGAAATGGAAATAAATGGCATCCAACCAGATGCTATCGCATGTTCAGCTCTGATGAGAGCTTTTAACAAAGGAGGCCATCCCTCTAGAGTTCTTTTTCTGGCAGAACTcatgagagaaaaagaaattccTTTCAATGAtgccattttctttgaaatggTTTCGGCTTGTAGCTT ATTACAAGATTGGAGAACAACAATTCAATTGATTAAGGTAATAGAGCCCTCATTCCCTAGACTTTCAGTCGGGCTTAAGAATCAGCTTCTGCAGATTATGGGAAGAAGCGGAAAGACAGAGGCTATGATGAAG TTGTTCTACAAGATAATTGCATCCAATGGTGATATCAACTTTGATACTTACTCAattttgttgaagaatctttTGTCTGTTGGAAGTTGGAGGAAATATATTGAG GTATTGCAGTGGATGGTGGATGCTAGAGTACGACCTTCAAGCCAAATGTATCTCGATATATCCTATTTTGCACAGAAAAGTGGTGGAACTGAATATGCTTCTATTATAAATGAAAGAATCG AATTATTGAAAGGAAAAGCAAGGGAAGAAGACTCTCGAAGCAAGCTACGTGATACTCACTCCACTTCCATGTTGGTACATAGAACAAGAGCAGAGAACCACAGGCTGCTTGAATCAAGAATGGCTGTTACGCATCCTGTAGTTCCTGACTGCTAA